A region from the Bacillus thuringiensis genome encodes:
- a CDS encoding HAD-IIB family hydrolase: MSINNEVLKSLNFERLPQVQKPKYVVFCDFDETYYPHNMDDSKRSNMKLLESYLYEHGSKGDLVIGWVTGSSLESIVEKMKKSGIQYFPHFVASGLGTEITYFDSNGTTIDDQIWERRIIEGGFDSSKIERILKLLEIKYEIFLRPQTQLGSSKYKFNFYYEEQNEFIDAKNLEKIEEIGEIFQVGVNINKCNPLAGDPENCYDVDFIPLGTGKDEIVKFILDKYELDKTNAIAFGDSGNDLRMLQAVRHGYLVENATEEAKKIHSMLAQGEYSIGILNTLKHIIN, encoded by the coding sequence ATGTCAATAAATAATGAAGTTTTAAAGTCTTTAAATTTTGAAAGACTACCACAGGTTCAAAAGCCTAAATATGTAGTTTTCTGTGATTTTGATGAAACTTATTATCCTCATAACATGGATGATTCTAAAAGAAGCAATATGAAATTGTTAGAAAGTTATTTGTATGAACACGGAAGTAAAGGGGATTTAGTAATTGGTTGGGTAACGGGAAGTAGTTTAGAATCAATTGTTGAAAAAATGAAAAAGAGTGGTATTCAGTATTTCCCTCATTTTGTGGCGAGTGGATTAGGTACAGAAATAACGTACTTTGATAGTAATGGGACTACTATAGATGATCAAATTTGGGAAAGGAGAATTATAGAGGGTGGTTTTGATTCTTCAAAGATTGAAAGAATTCTTAAATTGCTAGAAATAAAATATGAAATTTTTTTAAGACCTCAGACACAATTAGGAAGTTCTAAGTACAAATTTAATTTCTATTATGAAGAGCAAAATGAATTTATTGATGCAAAGAATTTAGAAAAGATAGAAGAAATCGGAGAAATATTCCAAGTTGGAGTTAATATTAACAAATGTAATCCATTAGCTGGTGATCCAGAAAATTGCTATGATGTAGATTTTATTCCACTTGGAACAGGTAAAGATGAGATAGTGAAATTTATTTTAGACAAGTACGAACTAGATAAAACAAATGCAATAGCTTTTGGAGATAGTGGGAATGATTTAAGAATGCTACAAGCTGTAAGGCATGGTTATTTAGTAGAAAATGCAACAGAAGAGGCTAAAAAAATACACTCAATGTTAGCTCAAGGTGAATACTCGATTGGAATTTTAAATACTCTAAAGCACATTATTAATTAA
- a CDS encoding Gfo/Idh/MocA family protein — translation MNIGIIGAGSIARAHSRALSTVDNCKLVGVYDVNYENADKLIGDFGGKVFNSYEDLLEVVDGVIISSPNFCHKSQAVQALLKNKHVLCEKPMAISCEEAKYMMTIAKNTNLVASMGFNYRYLSYVKALKQLIQNEELGEIVVIRLHFKKNSAFRRTSFTWRDDFQSNKTSGALGDLGIHLIDLLWFLFESDFREDTVRTKIKTNVKEKESKPVFVDDYAEVYGQLNNKVFVNITTSKSSFLDDCGFSIEVIGTKKEYKYSSKEPNKYVLFDGLEKYEIPLPLPLLVDPENEIFEWSDSFRNEIIEWAKAAEGGPKKSVATFEDGFRSQVILDMFFDKSSSNKEQSVATI, via the coding sequence ATGAATATTGGAATTATAGGTGCAGGAAGTATTGCAAGAGCTCATTCTAGAGCATTATCAACTGTTGATAATTGTAAATTAGTTGGAGTGTATGATGTTAATTATGAGAATGCCGATAAATTGATAGGGGATTTTGGTGGGAAGGTTTTTAATAGCTATGAAGATTTACTAGAAGTAGTTGATGGGGTAATAATATCTTCCCCGAATTTTTGTCATAAATCTCAAGCTGTTCAGGCGTTATTAAAAAACAAACATGTGTTATGTGAAAAGCCAATGGCAATCTCTTGTGAAGAAGCAAAATATATGATGACAATAGCAAAAAATACTAATTTAGTCGCTTCAATGGGGTTTAACTATCGCTACTTATCCTATGTTAAGGCTTTAAAACAATTAATTCAAAATGAAGAATTAGGGGAAATAGTAGTGATAAGATTGCATTTTAAAAAGAATAGCGCTTTTAGGAGAACTTCGTTTACTTGGCGAGATGATTTTCAAAGTAATAAAACTAGTGGGGCCTTGGGAGATTTGGGGATCCATCTAATAGACTTACTATGGTTTTTGTTCGAGAGTGATTTTAGAGAGGATACCGTTCGTACTAAAATTAAAACAAATGTTAAGGAAAAAGAAAGTAAACCAGTATTTGTTGATGACTATGCTGAGGTGTATGGCCAATTGAACAATAAGGTTTTTGTTAATATTACAACATCTAAAAGTTCGTTTCTTGACGATTGTGGTTTTAGTATAGAGGTAATAGGTACGAAGAAAGAATATAAGTATTCTTCTAAAGAACCAAATAAATATGTACTCTTTGATGGATTGGAAAAATATGAAATCCCATTACCATTACCTTTACTAGTCGATCCAGAAAATGAGATTTTTGAATGGTCTGATTCTTTTAGAAATGAAATTATAGAATGGGCAAAGGCTGCGGAAGGTGGCCCTAAAAAGTCTGTAGCAACATTTGAAGATGGATTTCGTTCACAAGTTATATTGGATATGTTTTTTGATAAAAGCAGTAGTAATAAAGAACAATCTGTAGCAACTATTTAG
- a CDS encoding MFS transporter: MRLMFYYGCLFYFIVGIIHVCIGSLIPSLIQYYGRTPDQLGVLIFFQFTGFLFGVLSSPILVRKYHYFKTITLGVLVMSIVLGGFIYIKEWAYLAVICFVLGYGAGLLETTVGSFIISAERNSAAKFSILEVWFGVGALGFPLLVNYIIKFYEWYFILYGILLFFIFTLFVWYMFGRTKFLNFSPQNNEKGGASLSSFTLKFKSEKIKVILFISLFAFLYAGIETNLANFLSTIMILTNNELISSVSISCFWLAIVIGRILVGKLAHKFNYWTYITSSCFTLVILLSLFPFVRGTGMYLFIIFIIGLVIAGVFPITLILASRIMENNIDQVTSLFIASASLGGALVSFLISWSLSLNTITVTFGIFSLFAFSLGCIILKMRKISTYSNESTKKVESMKNL, translated from the coding sequence ATGCGGTTAATGTTTTATTATGGTTGCTTGTTTTATTTTATTGTAGGAATAATACATGTTTGCATAGGTAGTTTAATTCCTTCATTAATACAATATTATGGAAGAACCCCTGATCAATTAGGTGTTTTAATATTTTTTCAATTCACAGGTTTTTTATTCGGTGTTCTAAGTTCACCCATACTAGTAAGAAAGTATCATTATTTTAAAACAATAACATTAGGTGTTTTAGTAATGTCTATCGTTCTAGGAGGTTTTATATATATTAAAGAATGGGCATATTTAGCCGTTATTTGCTTTGTATTAGGCTATGGAGCAGGTTTGTTAGAAACTACGGTGGGTTCCTTTATTATTTCAGCAGAAAGGAATAGTGCTGCTAAATTTAGTATTCTCGAAGTATGGTTTGGGGTTGGGGCGCTAGGGTTTCCGTTACTAGTTAATTATATTATAAAATTTTATGAATGGTATTTTATTCTTTATGGGATATTACTATTCTTTATTTTTACACTATTTGTTTGGTACATGTTTGGACGTACAAAATTTCTAAATTTTTCTCCTCAAAATAATGAAAAGGGAGGAGCATCCCTTTCCTCATTCACTCTTAAATTTAAAAGTGAGAAGATTAAAGTTATATTATTCATTTCACTTTTTGCATTCTTATACGCAGGCATAGAAACTAATCTTGCAAATTTTTTATCTACAATAATGATTCTTACCAATAATGAATTAATCAGTTCAGTAAGTATATCTTGTTTTTGGCTAGCAATAGTTATAGGAAGAATACTTGTAGGTAAGCTAGCCCATAAATTTAATTATTGGACATACATTACATCTAGTTGCTTTACATTAGTGATTCTTTTATCTCTATTTCCCTTTGTTCGAGGTACAGGTATGTATTTGTTTATCATCTTTATTATTGGTTTAGTCATAGCGGGTGTTTTTCCAATAACATTAATCCTAGCTTCCCGTATTATGGAAAATAATATTGATCAAGTGACTAGTCTATTTATTGCATCGGCCAGTTTAGGGGGGGCATTAGTATCTTTCCTAATTAGCTGGAGTCTATCATTAAATACTATCACTGTTACTTTTGGGATATTTTCTCTTTTTGCATTTAGTCTAGGTTGTATTATTTTAAAAATGAGGAAAATTTCAACTTACAGTAATGAAAGTACCAAAAAAGTAGAAAGTATGAAAAATTTATAG
- a CDS encoding DUF2164 family protein, with protein MEIKISKKDKIDISKKLKSFLAEQYSLELGEYISYELLEFIIKELNPHFNQVTRDRLEMLLKNIEKDIYSQ; from the coding sequence ATGGAGATAAAGATTAGTAAAAAGGATAAGATTGATATCTCTAAAAAATTAAAGTCTTTTTTAGCTGAACAATATTCACTGGAATTGGGTGAATACATAAGCTATGAGTTACTTGAATTCATAATAAAGGAATTAAATCCACATTTTAATCAAGTTACTAGGGACAGGTTGGAAATGTTGTTAAAGAATATAGAGAAAGATATATACAGTCAATAG
- a CDS encoding serine hydrolase, giving the protein MKNYFQRLVAVSICFLLVFLGSNYSKAETVAPITLNPKDVEAFTNKVIPEKMKKENAAGVALVVVKDNQILFQKGFGFSDKEKNTPIDPKKTVFRLASISKVFTASAVMQLVEQGKIDLNKDIVNYMGGLKYQNNMGEPVTMEHLLTHTTGFDYVDPRPEDIHYQENDYTMLKDYVEDNMPTVVRKPGDTYTYDNFASMLQGYIVQNLTNTPFYKYMAKNIFYPLEMHNSSFVMTNFIKEKLATGYDANGNTIPFYQTRPTDMPQGSMFSTGSDVANFMIAQLNDGKFKNNHILQKETVEDMQKTKFALHPKYPNMTYGFEFFSPQSHNGQYVFGKGGNIPGFSSLMWLIPEHKIGVFVVTNKDSSALPVEVFDDFMNEYFPDKTKPEYLKPNEEELKKFEGVYRDLRLKNLMSHVNISEGKLYVSDKVYGKQELKQIDPLLFEDEKGNYMAFKLHKDGTVKEMIHWNSGSSAVKLSEPEKFKDVDENHPYAKFINPLHQYEVLQANKEGNFTPESSLTRAEFAYCLSQIAYFTPPSKKEPVFSDVKNHSYAPHIQKLYEIGILYEKEGEQFHPDRAITRQEAAWITWQYLKMLGAPSADATLKGETDDWAIESVKNIVGHRLVGPEVIYNEDGSADYLSKQSMKRQEAAALLLYVLLSS; this is encoded by the coding sequence ATTAAAAATTATTTTCAAAGGTTAGTAGCTGTAAGTATTTGTTTTTTATTAGTTTTTCTGGGGAGCAATTATTCAAAAGCCGAAACTGTTGCACCTATAACATTAAATCCTAAAGATGTAGAAGCATTCACCAATAAAGTAATTCCAGAGAAAATGAAAAAAGAAAACGCAGCGGGTGTAGCTCTTGTCGTTGTAAAGGATAATCAAATTCTATTTCAAAAGGGATTCGGATTTTCCGATAAAGAAAAGAATACTCCTATCGATCCTAAAAAAACAGTTTTTCGATTAGCGTCAATATCAAAAGTTTTTACTGCTAGTGCTGTCATGCAGTTAGTTGAACAAGGAAAAATTGATTTAAATAAAGATATAGTAAATTATATGGGGGGATTAAAGTACCAAAATAACATGGGTGAACCAGTTACAATGGAGCATTTACTTACCCATACAACAGGGTTTGATTACGTAGATCCTAGACCAGAGGACATCCATTATCAAGAGAATGATTATACAATGCTTAAAGATTATGTAGAAGATAATATGCCAACAGTAGTGAGAAAGCCAGGAGATACATATACATATGATAATTTTGCTTCTATGCTTCAAGGGTATATTGTTCAAAATCTGACAAACACACCTTTTTACAAATATATGGCCAAAAATATTTTTTACCCTTTAGAAATGCATAATAGCAGTTTTGTTATGACTAATTTTATTAAAGAGAAGCTTGCAACAGGGTATGATGCTAATGGTAATACCATTCCATTTTATCAAACAAGACCAACAGATATGCCACAAGGGAGTATGTTTTCTACAGGGAGTGATGTAGCCAATTTCATGATTGCTCAATTGAATGATGGTAAATTTAAAAATAACCATATACTACAAAAAGAAACTGTAGAAGATATGCAAAAAACAAAATTTGCTTTACATCCTAAATACCCTAATATGACATACGGATTTGAGTTCTTTTCACCGCAAAGTCATAACGGGCAATATGTGTTTGGGAAAGGTGGAAATATCCCAGGTTTTTCATCTTTAATGTGGTTAATTCCCGAGCATAAAATTGGAGTTTTTGTTGTTACAAATAAAGATAGTTCAGCACTACCTGTTGAAGTATTTGATGATTTTATGAATGAATATTTCCCAGATAAGACAAAGCCTGAATATTTAAAACCTAATGAAGAAGAATTAAAGAAATTTGAAGGGGTTTACCGTGATTTGAGATTAAAAAATCTAATGTCACATGTGAACATCAGTGAAGGAAAGTTATATGTAAGTGATAAGGTTTATGGTAAACAGGAGCTAAAACAAATAGACCCTTTACTATTTGAGGATGAAAAAGGGAATTATATGGCATTTAAACTTCACAAAGATGGTACTGTGAAAGAAATGATACATTGGAACTCTGGCAGCTCAGCGGTGAAGTTAAGTGAGCCTGAGAAATTTAAAGACGTAGATGAAAATCATCCATATGCTAAGTTTATAAATCCTTTACATCAATACGAGGTATTACAAGCAAATAAGGAGGGGAATTTCACTCCAGAATCTTCTCTTACACGAGCAGAATTTGCATATTGTTTATCTCAAATTGCTTACTTTACGCCACCTTCAAAAAAAGAACCAGTGTTTTCTGATGTGAAAAATCATTCGTATGCACCACATATTCAAAAGTTATATGAAATTGGTATTTTATATGAAAAAGAAGGGGAACAATTCCATCCAGACCGTGCAATTACTAGACAAGAAGCAGCATGGATTACCTGGCAGTATTTAAAAATGTTAGGAGCGCCATCTGCAGATGCAACATTAAAGGGAGAAACTGATGATTGGGCAATAGAATCCGTGAAAAACATTGTAGGTCATCGTTTAGTAGGGCCTGAGGTTATATATAATGAAGATGGATCAGCAGATTATCTATCAAAACAAAGTATGAAGCGACAAGAGGCAGCAGCATTGTTACTTTACGTTTTGTTATCTAGTTAA
- a CDS encoding HAMP domain-containing sensor histidine kinase codes for MINREIKINILTLALICFLFIIYQVITVHILYDHLKNDYITIWSEITGKLIEQNPENEYEIIQALTNDTANKKDYSSDGEMLLKQYGLSAELDSRLFPYLNKHISQNNIYMFLGAIGFSLILIFLNYLQYKSFFLKIRNVTAAANKIIEGDYTIDIKENREGDLAKLANSFHKLKNVIRKSMHNLMEEKQFLIQTLQDISHQLKTPLSTLTVNNDILLQGKLNEQQYHFLHNNDIQISRINFLIHNLLKVSKIDARAILFEKENSDIIDTIYEVIASLNSKLNKKNMNIHLKTNEKISLFHDSIWMQEALLNILKNSIEHSNDNSSIYIEVTNSPIHTEIIIQDFGEGIASEDLPYIFDRFYKTKNSNKEGSIGIGLALAKSIIEAHHGFIKVESQKHSFTKFTITFMKY; via the coding sequence ATGATAAATAGAGAAATAAAAATTAATATACTTACATTAGCATTAATCTGTTTTTTATTTATTATATATCAAGTTATCACAGTTCATATTCTATATGACCATTTAAAAAATGATTATATTACTATTTGGAGTGAAATTACTGGAAAACTAATTGAACAAAACCCAGAAAATGAATACGAAATAATACAAGCACTTACAAATGATACAGCCAATAAAAAAGATTATTCCAGCGATGGAGAAATGCTATTAAAACAATATGGTCTATCTGCTGAATTAGATTCAAGACTTTTTCCTTATTTAAATAAACATATATCCCAAAACAATATATACATGTTCCTTGGAGCAATAGGGTTCAGCTTAATCCTAATTTTTCTAAATTACTTACAATATAAATCTTTTTTCTTAAAAATTAGAAATGTAACAGCTGCAGCGAATAAAATTATTGAAGGTGATTACACCATTGATATCAAGGAAAATAGAGAAGGTGATCTAGCTAAACTTGCTAATTCTTTTCATAAACTGAAAAATGTTATTAGAAAAAGTATGCATAATTTAATGGAAGAAAAACAATTTTTAATTCAAACTTTACAAGATATTTCTCATCAACTAAAAACACCCCTCTCAACACTAACAGTGAACAATGATATCTTATTACAAGGTAAATTAAATGAACAACAATATCATTTTTTACACAATAATGATATTCAAATTTCAAGAATCAACTTTTTAATACATAATTTATTAAAAGTTTCAAAAATAGATGCTAGAGCAATACTATTTGAAAAAGAAAACTCTGATATTATTGATACAATTTATGAGGTCATTGCTAGTTTGAACAGTAAATTAAATAAAAAAAATATGAACATACATTTAAAAACCAATGAAAAAATATCACTTTTCCATGACAGTATTTGGATGCAAGAAGCTTTATTAAATATTTTAAAGAATTCCATTGAACATTCAAATGATAATAGTTCTATTTATATTGAAGTCACAAACTCTCCTATTCATACTGAAATAATAATTCAAGATTTTGGTGAAGGTATTGCATCAGAAGATTTGCCATATATATTTGATAGATTTTACAAAACAAAAAATTCAAATAAAGAAGGCTCCATTGGAATTGGCTTAGCACTAGCGAAATCAATTATCGAAGCTCACCATGGATTTATTAAAGTAGAAAGTCAAAAACACTCATTCACAAAATTCACAATAACTTTTATGAAGTATTAA
- a CDS encoding response regulator transcription factor yields the protein MDKVLFVEDDNDLGMAIEFTLKGEGLEVIRVSTVQDAKDQYENNNFDLAILDVGLPDGNGYDLCTYLKRKGDIPIIFLTALDEEANVVMGLDIGGDDYITKPFRVKELLSRVKVQLRKKIKTASNTILRSENIQLEVEAARAFKHEKSINLTHLEYKLLLTLMLNPHKVLQRNEILKKIADEGEVFFDENTLSVYVKRLRSKIEDNPQNPDCIITQRGVGYFWNKDVSKE from the coding sequence GTGGATAAAGTATTATTCGTTGAAGACGATAACGATCTAGGAATGGCTATTGAGTTTACTCTAAAAGGAGAAGGACTTGAGGTTATAAGAGTTTCTACTGTACAAGATGCAAAAGACCAATACGAAAATAATAATTTTGACTTAGCTATATTGGATGTTGGACTCCCAGATGGAAATGGGTATGATTTATGTACCTATCTTAAAAGAAAGGGTGATATACCTATTATTTTTCTCACAGCACTGGATGAGGAGGCAAATGTAGTAATGGGCCTTGATATTGGTGGAGATGATTATATAACAAAACCCTTCAGGGTAAAAGAGCTATTATCTAGAGTAAAAGTACAATTAAGAAAAAAAATTAAAACAGCTTCTAATACTATATTGAGGTCTGAAAATATACAGCTTGAAGTTGAAGCGGCCAGAGCCTTTAAGCATGAGAAAAGTATAAATTTAACACATTTAGAATACAAACTCTTATTAACGTTAATGCTAAATCCTCATAAAGTGTTACAAAGAAATGAGATATTGAAAAAAATAGCAGATGAAGGTGAAGTGTTTTTCGATGAAAATACTCTTTCTGTTTATGTAAAAAGATTGAGAAGTAAAATTGAGGATAATCCACAAAATCCTGACTGTATAATCACACAAAGAGGTGTCGGATATTTCTGGAATAAAGACGTCAGTAAGGAGTAA
- a CDS encoding lipoprotein BA_5634 family protein, whose amino-acid sequence MKKIIGFLVVTVIFIGIGFAVNRYINGPSQPVNGIMVSGTKENISAVKNLYKDQNVRTADYSYKLVTEIIKQELTTEQKEEIKKEWKEKGENMTEEEMDKQIDTSSVSKKQYAVITKSTAEKFLKKGIVRTPLSKEDSSITSTPVREIKELASEKNLFYRKNAEDEEVKDGNLNLDGQMIPVQHIKQNNWIGYFSSPIVIVNEETYKQLKEKEVSLSLIQFAKENFDYKNKNKVKKVVEYVSKVYAVKDENGEYDKDKIYFVEIQN is encoded by the coding sequence ATGAAAAAGATAATAGGATTTCTAGTAGTAACAGTAATTTTTATAGGTATAGGGTTTGCTGTAAATCGGTATATAAATGGTCCCTCACAACCAGTAAACGGTATCATGGTATCTGGAACGAAAGAAAATATATCAGCTGTCAAAAATCTGTATAAAGATCAAAACGTACGAACAGCAGATTATAGTTATAAATTGGTTACAGAAATAATAAAACAAGAACTCACTACCGAACAGAAAGAAGAAATTAAGAAAGAATGGAAAGAAAAAGGAGAAAATATGACTGAAGAAGAGATGGACAAGCAAATTGATACATCATCTGTTAGCAAGAAACAATATGCGGTAATTACAAAATCTACAGCTGAAAAATTCTTAAAAAAAGGAATTGTAAGAACACCCTTATCTAAAGAAGATAGTTCAATAACTTCAACCCCGGTAAGAGAAATAAAAGAATTAGCGAGTGAAAAAAACTTATTTTATAGAAAAAATGCGGAAGATGAGGAAGTTAAGGATGGAAATTTAAATTTAGATGGACAAATGATACCTGTTCAACATATTAAACAAAATAATTGGATTGGCTATTTTTCATCACCGATAGTAATTGTTAATGAGGAAACATATAAACAATTAAAAGAAAAAGAAGTAAGCCTTTCGTTAATTCAGTTTGCAAAAGAAAATTTTGATTATAAAAATAAAAACAAAGTAAAAAAGGTGGTCGAATACGTTTCAAAAGTGTATGCAGTAAAAGACGAGAATGGTGAGTACGATAAGGATAAAATCTATTTTGTAGAGATTCAAAATTAA
- a CDS encoding ABC transporter ATP-binding protein, translated as MEVVRLENVVKTYGEGETQVQALKGINLSIHRGEFVTIVGASGSGKSTLLHILGGLDRPSSGNVFIGDENVYNYKDNELSIFRRRKVGFIFQFFNLIPVLNVQENIALPALLDEEQVDDHYLDEIIKTLGLNERRDHLPSELSGGQQQRVSIGRSLINKPDIILADEPTGNLDTKNTKEVLNLLKVTAKKYNQTVILITHDPAIASNSDRIITITDGMIISDEKLVQNQEKCGGEEY; from the coding sequence ATGGAGGTTGTTAGATTAGAAAATGTTGTAAAAACATATGGAGAGGGAGAAACGCAAGTACAGGCGTTAAAAGGAATTAATCTTTCCATTCATAGGGGAGAATTCGTAACCATAGTTGGAGCATCAGGTTCTGGTAAAAGTACCTTATTGCATATTTTAGGAGGGCTGGATCGTCCGAGTTCGGGAAATGTGTTTATAGGTGATGAAAATGTCTACAATTATAAAGATAATGAACTTTCCATTTTTCGCCGAAGAAAAGTTGGCTTTATATTTCAGTTTTTCAATTTAATTCCTGTCTTAAATGTACAAGAAAATATTGCTTTGCCAGCACTGTTGGACGAAGAACAGGTAGATGATCATTACCTGGATGAAATTATAAAAACGCTAGGGTTAAATGAAAGACGAGATCATTTGCCTTCTGAATTATCGGGTGGTCAACAACAAAGGGTATCTATTGGTAGATCTCTTATAAATAAACCCGATATTATATTAGCGGATGAACCAACCGGAAATCTAGATACAAAAAATACAAAAGAAGTTCTGAATTTATTGAAAGTAACGGCTAAAAAATATAATCAGACGGTGATTTTAATTACTCATGACCCTGCTATCGCATCAAACTCTGATCGAATTATAACCATTACAGATGGCATGATTATTTCAGATGAAAAATTAGTACAAAATCAAGAGAAATGTGGAGGGGAGGAGTATTGA